One stretch of Brachyhypopomus gauderio isolate BG-103 chromosome 10, BGAUD_0.2, whole genome shotgun sequence DNA includes these proteins:
- the ubl3a gene encoding ubiquitin-like protein 3a, with product MTANIPSDMINLRLILVSGKTKEFLFSPNDSAADIAKLVYDNWPMDWEEEQVSSPNILRLIYQGRFLHGNVTLGALKLPLGKTTVMHLVARETLPEPNSQGQRNREKTGESNCCVIL from the exons ATTAACTTACGGCTCATCTTGGTGAGTGGAAAGACAAAAGAGTTTCTGTTCTCTCCCAATGATTCAGCTGCAGACATCGCCAAGCTTGTGTACGACAACTGGCCTATGG actgggaggaggagcaggtgagcAGCCCTAACATCCTGCGTCTCATCTACCAGGGACGATTTCTGCATGGCAACGTCACACTAGGGG CTTTAAAACTGCCCCTTGGAAAAACCACAGTGATGCATTTAGTTGCTAGAGAGACACTGCCCGAGCCAAATTCCCAAG GTCAGAGAAACCGGGAGAAGACGGGAGAAAGCAACTGTTGTGTGATTCTGTAG